A stretch of Rhizobium sp. TH2 DNA encodes these proteins:
- a CDS encoding alpha/beta hydrolase: MVRLTEMVRQKDTSAIVFDWLNGDVRTLRRDYESVRAKPVPAEAEWIDAGGVRVLHFPAGAGGTSPPHSASASLGGPLPAGERSSEALRLAPSSPQRGEGGANAPDEGGKAIVKPRLRTTAIVYFHGGGFIVGSPLTHADIATELIRHTGLPLYSVDYRLAPDHPAPAPAADGISVIRHLLGEGFNHILLCGDSAGGAIALSVEATLPVELRHHIIGVASFYGAHGLLDTNSLIEKGNREDGTDRACVARYFLAAGGNAYSIEALARPSPVPVYLIAADDDPLRDDTVILAKAMEVHGRVVTLDTVAGENHGFLHQPHYARAEAALGRFAIWLGALSNK, translated from the coding sequence GTGGTTCGCCTGACGGAGATGGTTCGCCAAAAGGATACGAGCGCCATCGTATTCGATTGGCTGAATGGCGATGTCCGGACGCTTCGCAGGGATTATGAAAGCGTCCGGGCAAAGCCTGTGCCTGCGGAGGCTGAATGGATTGATGCTGGTGGTGTGAGGGTGCTGCACTTTCCCGCTGGCGCCGGCGGCACATCACCCCCTCACTCCGCCTCCGCTTCGCTCGGCGGACCTCTCCCCGCTGGGGAGAGGAGTTCCGAGGCGCTGCGGCTCGCTCCCTCTTCTCCCCAGCGGGGAGAAGGTGGCGCGAATGCGCCGGATGAGGGGGGCAAAGCCATCGTCAAGCCTCGGCTCCGAACCACCGCCATCGTCTATTTCCACGGCGGCGGCTTCATCGTCGGCTCGCCGCTGACACATGCCGATATCGCGACGGAACTGATCAGGCATACCGGCCTGCCGCTCTATTCCGTCGACTATCGCCTCGCGCCCGACCACCCCGCACCCGCCCCGGCGGCGGATGGCATATCAGTCATCCGCCATCTCCTCGGCGAGGGTTTCAATCATATCCTCCTCTGCGGCGATTCCGCCGGCGGCGCCATCGCTCTCTCCGTGGAAGCAACCCTCCCGGTTGAATTGCGCCATCATATTATCGGCGTGGCAAGCTTCTACGGCGCCCATGGCCTGCTCGATACAAACTCGCTCATCGAGAAAGGCAACCGCGAGGATGGCACCGACCGCGCCTGCGTCGCGCGCTATTTCCTGGCTGCGGGCGGCAATGCCTATTCGATCGAAGCCCTTGCCCGACCGTCGCCGGTGCCGGTCTATCTCATCGCGGCGGACGACGATCCGCTCCGCGACGACACCGTGATTCTGGCCAAGGCAATGGAGGTTCACGGCCGTGTCGTGACACTCGATACTGTCGCGGGCGAAAACCACGGCTTCCTGCACCAGCCGCATTACGCGCGCGCCGAGGCGGCACTCGGCCGTTTCGCGATCTGGCTGGGAGCCCTCTCCAACAAATGA
- a CDS encoding NADPH-dependent FMN reductase, protein MVKLLGISGSLRKGSFNTALMRAAVASVPEGVTLDAATIHGIPLYDGDVEANDGLPEAVVALKEQVMAADGVILFTPEYNNGIPGVFKNAIDWLSRPSSDISKVFGGRPFAICGASPGNFGTQLSQNAWLSVLHTLGADIWSGKRLMIPRAGAVFDADGKIVDEAIATRLAAFVAAFAASVK, encoded by the coding sequence ATGGTGAAATTGCTCGGAATATCGGGAAGCCTGCGCAAGGGCTCGTTCAACACGGCGCTGATGCGCGCGGCGGTGGCTTCAGTGCCGGAGGGCGTGACGCTGGACGCGGCCACGATCCACGGCATTCCGCTTTATGACGGCGATGTCGAGGCGAATGACGGCTTGCCGGAGGCGGTCGTGGCGCTAAAGGAGCAGGTGATGGCGGCCGATGGCGTGATCCTGTTCACGCCGGAATACAACAATGGAATTCCCGGCGTATTCAAGAATGCGATCGACTGGCTGTCGCGGCCGTCGTCGGACATATCAAAGGTTTTCGGCGGCCGGCCGTTCGCGATCTGCGGCGCCTCGCCGGGCAATTTCGGCACCCAGCTTTCGCAGAATGCCTGGCTCAGCGTGCTGCATACGCTTGGCGCCGATATCTGGTCGGGCAAGAGGCTGATGATCCCGCGCGCTGGCGCGGTGTTCGATGCGGATGGCAAGATCGTCGACGAGGCGATCGCGACGAGGCTCGCGGCATTCGTGGCGGCGTTTGCGGCCTCAGTAAAATAG
- a CDS encoding Xaa-Pro peptidase family protein, giving the protein MSIVVFDPDRVDDVDWQDRMRHPMAEDPSNGMWLSDTEPSAIDAYQLRQQRLAKVRAWLTASDYGGVILFDPYNQRYATGTRNMFGYFLRNSTRYIFIPAEGPITLFDYPQSYHVSTALETIDEARPSKLVWSSVSGKDESTAAPFAREIADLMRKQSPGNKKVGMDRSTHLQALALEAEGLEVRDIQGEILAVRAVKTPQEVKCLQVSMAGAEAAVSAVRDAIKPGISENELFAVMYGEVIRQGGEFIETRLLTSGQRTNPWFNEASGRKLRPGELVALDTDTIGCYGYYSDFSRTFRCGPGRPTDYQKMLYRMSYDQVQHNIDLIKPGMEFREIADKAWKIPDRFVDQRYTSVMHGVGMHGETPFIAHAMDFETYGREGHLVPGMVVSVESYIGEKGGREGVKLEEEVLVTETGGALISRFPFEDDLLGNP; this is encoded by the coding sequence ATGTCCATAGTCGTTTTTGATCCAGACCGCGTCGATGATGTCGATTGGCAAGACCGGATGCGCCATCCGATGGCGGAGGATCCGTCCAACGGCATGTGGCTCTCCGACACCGAACCGTCGGCGATCGACGCCTACCAGCTTCGGCAGCAGCGGCTGGCCAAGGTGCGCGCCTGGCTCACGGCATCCGATTACGGCGGCGTCATCCTGTTCGATCCCTATAACCAGCGCTACGCCACCGGCACGCGCAACATGTTCGGCTATTTCCTCCGCAATTCCACGCGCTACATCTTCATTCCGGCCGAAGGCCCGATCACGCTTTTCGACTATCCGCAGAGCTACCATGTCTCGACCGCGCTGGAGACGATCGACGAAGCGCGACCCTCCAAGCTCGTCTGGTCCTCGGTGTCGGGCAAGGACGAATCCACCGCCGCCCCCTTCGCCCGGGAAATCGCCGACCTCATGCGCAAGCAGTCGCCGGGCAACAAGAAGGTGGGCATGGACCGCTCTACCCATCTCCAGGCGCTCGCGCTTGAAGCCGAGGGGCTGGAAGTCCGCGACATCCAGGGCGAAATCCTTGCCGTCCGCGCGGTCAAGACGCCGCAGGAAGTCAAGTGTCTGCAGGTCTCCATGGCCGGCGCAGAAGCTGCCGTCTCCGCCGTCCGTGACGCGATCAAGCCCGGCATCAGCGAAAACGAACTCTTTGCCGTCATGTATGGCGAAGTGATCCGCCAGGGCGGCGAATTCATCGAGACCCGGCTGCTGACCTCGGGCCAACGCACCAATCCATGGTTCAACGAGGCCTCCGGCCGCAAGCTGCGCCCCGGCGAACTCGTCGCACTCGATACCGATACGATCGGCTGCTACGGCTATTACTCCGATTTCTCCCGCACCTTCCGCTGCGGCCCGGGCCGGCCGACGGATTACCAGAAGATGCTCTACCGCATGTCCTACGATCAGGTTCAGCACAATATCGACCTGATCAAGCCCGGCATGGAATTCCGCGAGATCGCCGACAAGGCGTGGAAGATCCCGGATCGCTTCGTCGATCAGCGCTACACCTCGGTCATGCACGGCGTCGGCATGCATGGCGAGACGCCGTTCATCGCGCATGCCATGGATTTCGAGACCTATGGCCGCGAGGGCCATCTGGTGCCGGGCATGGTGGTATCAGTCGAGAGCTATATCGGCGAGAAAGGCGGCCGCGAGGGCGTCAAGCTCGAAGAGGAGGTGCTGGTCACCGAAACCGGCGGTGCGCTGATCTCGCGTTTCCCCTTCGAAGACGACCTGCTTGGAAATCCCTGA
- a CDS encoding FGGY-family carbohydrate kinase gives MNDARLIGIDVGTTAVKAALYDIRGQALKTYAQSYPMHRTPPDRVEQDPADWMTHVLAALGHLTEGLGDGQLQGVGLTSQVNSHVFVDENGKELMPAIIWQDGRCAGVAAEIDAHLDVAEKIGWWGAPLPVDASHVLARMEWVRRNRPEIWAKTRWVMAPKDYCILQLTGEVVADPMASFGVIDQSLAYIESLIALVDGARGRLAPLRPFTAAAGRIKAGLPGAGALLVTGTMDAWAGVVGAGAVNDGDGLYLSGTSEILGVVSKTKMPVPGVIAFPRCEEITFHAGPTQAGGASIAWLSNLLGRTPADLSALASDFDRSRMPPIFLPHLQGERAPVWNASARASFSGVDSSMGPAEFTVAVMEGVAFSARLSMDALQKSADVVVENYRAAGGGMGSDIWCQIRADVLGKPVMRLKNLDAGVLGAAILAGVGTGLFSSIRQAAAALVAIDRSFEPDASLAARYDYAYGKYRELYGQLEAFNAELVAHSR, from the coding sequence ATGAATGACGCAAGGCTGATCGGGATCGATGTCGGCACGACGGCGGTGAAGGCTGCGCTTTACGATATCCGGGGCCAGGCGCTGAAAACCTATGCGCAGAGCTACCCCATGCATCGGACGCCGCCCGACCGGGTGGAGCAGGATCCCGCCGACTGGATGACCCATGTTCTGGCGGCACTCGGCCATCTTACCGAAGGGCTCGGCGATGGCCAGTTGCAGGGCGTCGGGCTGACGTCGCAGGTCAACAGTCATGTCTTCGTGGACGAGAATGGCAAGGAGCTGATGCCGGCGATCATCTGGCAGGATGGACGCTGCGCCGGCGTGGCCGCCGAGATCGACGCGCATCTTGATGTGGCCGAGAAGATCGGTTGGTGGGGTGCGCCGCTGCCGGTGGATGCCAGCCATGTGCTCGCGCGGATGGAATGGGTAAGGCGAAACCGGCCCGAGATCTGGGCGAAGACGCGCTGGGTGATGGCGCCGAAGGACTATTGCATCCTGCAATTGACCGGCGAGGTGGTGGCCGATCCGATGGCGAGCTTTGGCGTCATCGACCAGAGCCTGGCCTATATCGAGAGCCTGATCGCGCTGGTCGATGGTGCGCGCGGACGGTTGGCGCCGCTCAGGCCGTTCACCGCTGCAGCGGGGCGGATCAAGGCGGGGCTTCCGGGTGCCGGCGCATTGCTCGTCACTGGAACGATGGATGCCTGGGCTGGGGTTGTCGGTGCCGGTGCGGTCAATGATGGCGACGGGCTCTATCTCAGCGGCACGAGTGAGATTCTCGGCGTGGTCTCGAAGACCAAGATGCCTGTACCGGGGGTGATCGCCTTTCCGCGTTGCGAGGAGATCACCTTCCATGCCGGGCCGACGCAGGCGGGTGGCGCGTCGATCGCCTGGCTTTCGAACCTGCTGGGGCGCACGCCTGCCGACCTTTCCGCACTGGCTTCCGATTTCGACCGTAGCCGCATGCCGCCGATCTTCCTGCCGCATCTGCAGGGCGAGCGGGCGCCGGTGTGGAATGCAAGTGCCAGGGCAAGCTTTTCCGGCGTGGATTCCTCGATGGGGCCGGCGGAATTCACGGTGGCGGTGATGGAGGGCGTGGCGTTTTCGGCCAGGCTTTCGATGGATGCGCTACAGAAATCGGCCGATGTCGTGGTGGAGAACTATAGGGCAGCCGGTGGCGGCATGGGATCGGATATCTGGTGCCAGATCCGTGCCGATGTGCTGGGCAAGCCTGTCATGCGGCTGAAGAACCTCGATGCAGGGGTGCTGGGCGCGGCCATTCTCGCGGGCGTCGGGACCGGGCTGTTCAGCTCGATCAGGCAAGCGGCCGCCGCGCTTGTGGCGATCGACCGCTCGTTCGAGCCGGACGCTTCGCTCGCCGCGCGCTATGACTACGCCTATGGCAAATACCGGGAACTTTACGGCCAGCTCGAAGCCTTTAATGCCGAGCTCGTGGCGCATTCCCGATAG
- a CDS encoding ABC transporter substrate-binding protein, with protein sequence MTDSRESKGLARLTSEAVSGRIDRRQFMQGALTFGLGLTAASGLWTREVAAQTPKSGGSFRVGLDDGNTADSLDPATYNSRFMITMAHTKNNFLTEIAPDNQVAGELAEAFEASKDAKTWTFKIRKGVEFHNGKTFDANDAMASLNYHRAEASKSAAKSLLDGIEEIKADDANTLTIKLKSGNADLPYALTDYHLIMMASKDGKVDPQEKAGTGAYKLEEFEAGIRATLSKNANYWKQDRGHFADVSFTAVNDVVARQSALLANSFDAIIEVDYNTSEHLAKDAGVKLDEVPSGTHVGMPMMCDIAPFDNADLRMALKLGCDRQVLIDRILKGHGSIGNDHPIAPVMPFFDASQTQREYDPDKARALVKKAGLDGLTINLSAADTVITGAVDMATLYAEMARQIGITVNVVREPNDSYWSDVWLKKPFCMAGWGQRPTPDIIFSLGYAAGADWNESHFKNDRFNKLLVEARAEIDGKKRTEMYGEMQRLVSDDGGTIIPFFRNWLYARRANVAHSGQLSANWPLDGARGAERWWFA encoded by the coding sequence ATGACCGACAGCAGAGAGTCGAAGGGCCTGGCAAGGCTGACATCCGAAGCCGTGTCCGGAAGGATCGACCGCCGCCAATTCATGCAGGGCGCGCTGACTTTCGGGCTCGGCCTTACCGCCGCCTCGGGTCTCTGGACGCGCGAGGTTGCGGCGCAGACGCCGAAATCGGGCGGCTCGTTCCGCGTCGGCCTCGACGATGGCAACACGGCCGACAGCCTCGATCCCGCCACCTACAATTCGCGCTTCATGATCACCATGGCGCATACCAAAAACAATTTCCTCACCGAGATCGCGCCCGACAATCAGGTGGCCGGCGAACTCGCGGAAGCCTTCGAAGCGTCCAAGGACGCCAAGACCTGGACCTTCAAGATCCGCAAGGGCGTCGAATTCCACAACGGCAAGACCTTCGACGCCAATGATGCAATGGCCTCGCTGAACTACCATCGCGCCGAAGCGTCGAAATCAGCCGCCAAGTCGCTGCTCGACGGCATTGAGGAGATCAAGGCCGACGACGCCAATACGCTCACCATCAAACTCAAGTCGGGCAATGCCGACCTGCCATACGCGCTGACCGATTACCACCTCATCATGATGGCGTCGAAGGACGGCAAGGTCGATCCGCAGGAAAAGGCCGGCACCGGCGCCTACAAGCTCGAGGAATTCGAGGCCGGCATCCGCGCCACGCTCTCCAAGAACGCCAATTACTGGAAGCAGGATCGAGGTCATTTCGCCGATGTCTCCTTCACCGCCGTCAACGATGTCGTCGCGCGCCAGTCGGCACTGCTCGCCAACAGTTTCGACGCCATCATCGAAGTCGACTACAACACATCGGAACACCTCGCCAAGGATGCCGGCGTCAAGCTCGATGAAGTGCCCTCCGGCACCCATGTCGGCATGCCGATGATGTGCGACATCGCACCCTTCGACAATGCCGACCTGCGCATGGCGCTCAAGCTCGGTTGTGACCGGCAGGTGCTGATCGACCGCATCCTGAAGGGCCACGGCTCGATCGGCAACGACCATCCGATCGCGCCGGTCATGCCCTTCTTCGACGCATCCCAGACGCAGCGGGAATATGATCCGGACAAGGCCCGCGCGCTGGTCAAGAAGGCCGGCCTCGATGGCCTCACCATCAATCTCTCCGCCGCCGACACCGTCATCACCGGCGCCGTCGACATGGCAACACTCTACGCCGAAATGGCCAGGCAGATCGGCATCACAGTCAACGTCGTGCGCGAGCCGAACGACAGCTACTGGAGCGATGTCTGGCTCAAGAAGCCCTTCTGCATGGCCGGCTGGGGCCAGCGCCCGACGCCGGATATCATCTTCTCGCTCGGCTATGCCGCGGGCGCCGACTGGAACGAGTCGCATTTCAAGAACGACCGCTTCAACAAGCTGCTCGTCGAAGCCCGCGCCGAGATCGACGGCAAGAAGCGCACGGAAATGTATGGCGAAATGCAGCGGCTGGTCAGCGACGACGGCGGCACGATCATCCCCTTCTTCCGCAACTGGCTCTATGCGCGCCGCGCCAACGTCGCCCATTCCGGCCAGCTCTCCGCCAACTGGCCGCTCGATGGCGCCCGTGGAGCAGAACGCTGGTGGTTCGCCTGA
- a CDS encoding substrate-binding domain-containing protein, with protein MTFKLKSGAILGAFAALLMAGAASAAGKIAVITPYLAQPGTQFYVEAFQAEAKANGWEVNVIDTKGDVAAAISRIEDVSNQKVDAIVINVDPAQVAAGLETAKAANIPVFGMDAGVNPLLVTNVTSDGTAMAAETANFVIKRINAKGNVVMFVFDAFPPVQIRGAKADEIFKASPDIKILDRVTPDVADGGIADSRAKMEAILTANPDKGSIAAVWAAWDQPALGALQAIEAAGRQNEGIVITGIDANPQAREAVAKKTNFEATVAQDFKGIGKATADAVKSHLAGEKLAEVIYVPTKLITADNAND; from the coding sequence ATGACGTTCAAGCTCAAATCAGGCGCCATTCTGGGCGCCTTCGCCGCACTGCTTATGGCGGGCGCCGCATCCGCCGCCGGCAAGATCGCCGTCATCACGCCCTATCTCGCCCAGCCGGGCACACAATTCTATGTCGAGGCGTTCCAGGCAGAGGCCAAGGCCAATGGCTGGGAGGTCAATGTCATCGACACCAAGGGCGATGTCGCAGCCGCGATTTCCCGCATCGAGGACGTCTCCAACCAGAAGGTCGATGCGATCGTGATCAATGTCGATCCGGCACAGGTCGCGGCCGGCCTCGAAACAGCCAAGGCTGCCAACATTCCCGTCTTCGGCATGGATGCCGGCGTCAACCCGCTGCTGGTGACCAACGTCACCTCGGACGGCACCGCCATGGCCGCCGAGACCGCGAACTTCGTCATCAAGCGCATCAACGCCAAGGGCAATGTCGTGATGTTCGTCTTCGATGCCTTCCCGCCGGTGCAGATTCGCGGCGCCAAGGCCGACGAGATCTTCAAGGCGAGCCCCGATATCAAGATCCTCGACCGCGTGACACCTGACGTCGCCGATGGCGGCATCGCCGATTCCCGCGCCAAGATGGAAGCGATCCTCACCGCCAACCCGGACAAGGGCTCGATCGCAGCCGTCTGGGCGGCATGGGACCAGCCGGCACTCGGCGCGCTGCAGGCCATCGAAGCCGCCGGCCGCCAGAACGAGGGCATCGTGATAACAGGCATCGACGCCAATCCGCAGGCGCGCGAGGCTGTCGCCAAGAAGACCAACTTCGAAGCGACCGTCGCGCAGGATTTCAAGGGCATCGGCAAAGCCACGGCCGATGCGGTGAAAAGCCATCTCGCTGGCGAAAAGCTTGCCGAGGTCATCTACGTGCCGACCAAGCTGATCACCGCTGACAATGCCAACGATTGA
- a CDS encoding ABC transporter permease, giving the protein MARAIRRYGTLVGIIAVVLFFWISLPDTFMTARNWLNISQQVSMLAVIAFTMTIVMVMGDFDLSVGSMASLAGIVAALAFKAGFPVPAALALALAVGLVGGLLNGMLVSYIGILPFVATLGTLTIFSGLAFLISDGKTIFGTDIPAGFSGFARGGIPLFETGGQMVSLPYLTLAALVVLFLVWVLLEHTVYGRRLYAIGGNAEAARLAGVRVRILRFSAFGLTGLGAAAGGLMYAARVASANPTQGSGLMLSAIAAVFLGMTMSEEGEPRVLATFFGVLILGVLDNGLTQMSVDSYIREILIGTIIVLAVASSSLSKLSQR; this is encoded by the coding sequence TTGGCGCGCGCAATCCGCAGATATGGAACCCTGGTCGGCATCATCGCCGTGGTCCTGTTCTTCTGGATCAGCCTGCCCGACACGTTCATGACGGCGCGCAACTGGCTCAACATCTCCCAGCAGGTCTCGATGCTCGCCGTCATCGCCTTCACCATGACCATCGTGATGGTGATGGGCGATTTCGATCTCTCGGTCGGCTCGATGGCGAGCCTCGCCGGCATCGTCGCGGCACTCGCCTTCAAGGCCGGTTTCCCGGTGCCTGCCGCCCTGGCGCTGGCGCTTGCCGTAGGCCTTGTTGGCGGTTTGCTCAACGGCATGCTGGTCAGCTATATCGGCATCCTGCCCTTCGTCGCCACGCTCGGCACGCTGACGATCTTCTCCGGCCTCGCCTTCCTCATCTCCGATGGCAAGACTATCTTCGGCACCGATATTCCGGCCGGCTTTTCCGGCTTCGCGCGCGGCGGCATTCCGCTGTTCGAGACCGGCGGCCAGATGGTGTCGCTGCCCTATCTCACCCTTGCCGCGCTGGTGGTGCTCTTCCTCGTCTGGGTGCTGCTTGAGCACACGGTCTATGGCCGCCGGCTCTACGCCATCGGCGGCAACGCAGAAGCCGCAAGACTGGCCGGCGTCCGCGTCCGCATCCTGCGCTTCTCGGCCTTCGGGCTGACGGGGCTCGGTGCTGCCGCCGGCGGGCTCATGTATGCCGCCCGCGTCGCCTCGGCCAATCCCACCCAGGGCAGTGGCTTGATGCTCTCGGCCATCGCCGCCGTGTTCCTCGGCATGACGATGAGCGAGGAGGGCGAACCACGCGTGCTCGCCACCTTCTTCGGCGTGCTGATCCTCGGCGTGCTTGATAACGGCCTGACGCAGATGAGCGTCGATTCCTATATCAGGGAAATCCTGATCGGCACCATTATCGTCCTCGCTGTCGCCTCATCCAGCCTCAGCAAGCTCAGCCAGCGCTAG
- a CDS encoding sugar ABC transporter ATP-binding protein produces the protein MTLLSIRNLSKAYAGVPALKDASLEVAPGEIHALMGENGAGKSTLIKIIAGAVAPDRGTIEIDGHPVSIDHPATATRLGLRFIHQELSVIPELSVAENLFLGRPYPRRLGFLADWSELNARALVALAALDITTIDPSIKMARLSTGDQMLVKIAAAFLDEGGEAAKLYVMDEPTAALTGEESERLFKVIIGLTARGRSVIYVSHRMDEVMRIAHRVTVLRDGETVTTRNIAATSKAEIIELMTGRTIAEAYPARLSEPSPEPVLKVSNLSSARLKDISFELRAGEILGLSGLAGAGQSELLRLLMGDGKASAGTIELKGKCLKPDQPAGRWAEGIAYVPRERRREGLLPRASVSDNTVLAHLKSLSRAGIFRNRRSELARATEFGTRVKLKSVGPRQPVFQLSGGNQQKVVFARAVLGGPLVLLLDEPTRGVDVGAKYDIHALLRELAATGVGIILVSSDLPELIGMSDRIGTMLDGRLRGIADNKNITQATLLSLAFGDNPAGMMPRTSPQGA, from the coding sequence GTGACGCTCCTCTCCATCCGCAATCTTTCCAAAGCCTATGCCGGCGTCCCGGCATTGAAGGACGCCTCGCTCGAGGTCGCGCCGGGCGAGATCCATGCGCTGATGGGCGAGAATGGCGCCGGCAAATCGACGCTGATCAAGATCATCGCCGGCGCCGTCGCCCCGGATCGCGGAACGATCGAGATCGATGGCCATCCCGTGTCGATCGATCATCCCGCCACAGCGACGCGGCTCGGCCTGCGCTTCATCCACCAGGAACTCAGCGTCATCCCCGAACTCTCGGTGGCGGAAAACCTGTTCCTCGGGCGACCATACCCCAGGCGCCTCGGCTTCCTCGCCGACTGGTCCGAACTCAACGCCCGGGCGCTGGTGGCGCTCGCCGCGCTCGACATCACCACCATCGATCCGTCGATCAAGATGGCGCGGCTGTCCACCGGCGACCAGATGCTGGTCAAGATCGCCGCCGCCTTCCTCGACGAGGGCGGCGAGGCGGCCAAGCTCTATGTCATGGACGAGCCGACGGCGGCGCTGACCGGCGAGGAATCCGAGCGCCTGTTCAAGGTCATCATCGGCCTCACCGCACGCGGCCGCAGCGTGATCTATGTCTCGCACCGCATGGATGAGGTGATGCGCATCGCCCATCGCGTCACCGTTCTCCGCGATGGCGAGACCGTCACCACCCGCAACATCGCCGCGACCAGCAAGGCCGAGATCATCGAACTCATGACCGGCCGCACCATCGCCGAAGCCTATCCGGCGCGGCTGTCCGAGCCTTCACCGGAGCCTGTGTTGAAGGTCTCCAACCTCTCCTCGGCCCGGTTGAAAGACATTTCCTTCGAACTCCGCGCCGGCGAAATTCTTGGGCTATCCGGCCTCGCCGGCGCCGGCCAGAGCGAATTGCTGCGTCTGCTGATGGGCGATGGCAAGGCGAGCGCCGGCACCATCGAACTCAAGGGCAAGTGCCTCAAGCCGGATCAACCCGCCGGCCGCTGGGCGGAAGGCATCGCCTATGTTCCGCGCGAGCGCCGCCGCGAGGGCCTGCTGCCGCGTGCTTCGGTATCCGACAACACGGTGCTCGCGCATCTCAAGTCGCTGAGCCGTGCCGGCATTTTCCGCAATCGCCGCAGCGAATTGGCCCGCGCGACGGAGTTCGGCACCCGTGTAAAACTCAAGTCCGTCGGCCCGCGCCAGCCGGTGTTCCAGCTTTCGGGCGGCAACCAGCAGAAAGTCGTGTTCGCCCGCGCCGTGCTTGGCGGCCCCTTGGTGCTGCTGCTTGATGAACCCACCCGCGGCGTCGATGTCGGCGCCAAATACGATATCCACGCACTGCTGCGCGAGCTCGCCGCCACCGGCGTCGGCATCATCCTCGTCTCGTCAGATCTGCCCGAACTGATCGGCATGTCCGACCGCATCGGCACCATGCTCGATGGTCGCCTGCGCGGCATTGCCGACAATAAGAATATCACCCAGGCAACGCTTCTATCGCTCGCCTTCGGCGACAATCCGGCCGGCATGATGCCGCGCACCTCACCGCAAGGAGCCTGA
- a CDS encoding isochorismatase family protein — protein sequence MHSELTLDPLKTALLIVDLQDEQRSEPLSMAADLDKVLANSARLLAAARASGVSVFHAAYVRDFDIRPPRPFEPLDADGGPAFSRSDSLLVAICHEVAPMDGEIVLSKNDASAFEEGSLQSRLEAKGIEWLVVAGVWTEACVAASVRDAISGGFRVLLVKDACTSGTTAMHQVGILNLANRLYGGGVADTDRAEVLLHGATATVWRSTKPVPFRFTLEDAPRLYASL from the coding sequence ATGCACTCCGAACTGACCCTCGATCCGCTGAAGACCGCGCTGCTTATCGTCGACCTGCAGGATGAGCAGCGCTCGGAGCCGCTTTCCATGGCGGCCGATCTGGACAAGGTGCTGGCCAATTCCGCCCGGCTGCTCGCTGCCGCGCGCGCCAGTGGCGTCAGCGTCTTCCACGCCGCTTATGTCAGGGATTTCGACATACGCCCGCCACGTCCCTTCGAGCCGCTTGATGCGGACGGCGGTCCCGCCTTCAGCCGCAGTGACAGCCTACTCGTCGCCATCTGTCACGAGGTCGCGCCGATGGATGGGGAGATCGTGCTCAGCAAGAACGACGCCTCGGCCTTCGAGGAGGGCTCTCTCCAGTCCCGCCTCGAAGCCAAGGGCATCGAGTGGCTGGTGGTCGCCGGGGTCTGGACGGAGGCTTGCGTCGCAGCCAGCGTCCGCGATGCCATATCAGGCGGCTTCCGGGTCCTGCTCGTCAAGGACGCCTGCACTTCGGGCACCACGGCGATGCACCAGGTCGGCATCCTCAATCTCGCCAACCGCCTCTACGGGGGCGGCGTCGCCGACACGGACCGCGCCGAGGTTCTGCTTCACGGCGCCACCGCAACCGTCTGGCGCAGCACCAAGCCGGTGCCGTTCCGTTTCACTCTGGAGGATGCACCCCGCCTCTACGCCAGCTTGTGA